A region of the Geomonas subterranea genome:
ACTTCCGCTGCGTGCGCCCCCCGGTGCGTCATCACAGAAGGCATGAGATGATGCTCCGCGCGCAGGAATTGACCTGCTCACCCAGGTGCACCAGCACGAGCACCTGCTGCATGGTCAACCAGCGGTAGTCGGGGGGAAGCGCCAGTTCGACCCCCTCGGGAAGCCTCAGGATACGGTGCAGGTTGTATTCGCGGTAAAAACGCGCCCCTTCCTCGGCCTGGCGGCTCTCGTGGACCAGCGGAAAGCGGCCGGGTGCGGAAAACTCCCCGAACAGGAACGGCTTTTCCAGCTTCTGGTTCCCTTCGTAGTTCCCTTGCGTGAACTGGGCCGTGGGGGCGAGTTGCACCGTGGTGCGGTTGCCGGCCTCCGCCTTGGCCTGCATCAGAAGTTCCGTCCCGTCGGGCCCCTCGCGGAGCAGCAACCCGATGATCCCGGGGGCGGGATTTTCGATGATCGGCTGTCCCCATGAGCCCACCTCCCTGGTTTGCGAGGAGACCGTTAGCCCCACGATCCGGAAAAAGGCCCCGGATACGTGGGAGAAGTACCCCTTTTCGTCCAGGCGCCACTCCGTAAGATCGTGGAGGCCGATGCGCCTGGTCAGCATATGCGTCACGGCCCTGCAGTCGTCCAGCCACTGCAGCGTATCCCGCAGCCCCTCCCGCCCGGCTGTGGAAACCGTTCCCCCCGCGCTCCCGTCGCTGACGAGGCAGGCCAGGATGCTGCGCGTGCAGGCGTTTACCAGGTTGTCGCGGCGGATGAGGGTCGCGATCTGGCGCAGGGTCAGCCAGATGAACCCCTCGGGAAGTTCGACCGGCACCTCATCCCCCGCCACGATGATCATGTTGCGATTGGACTTGTACAGGAACCTACCGCCATCCTCGGTTTGCAGGCGGGCAAACAGCCGCCGGGCAGGGTCCGGCTCGATGAAGCGTTCGATGAAGAGCGGCCTCCCCCCGCCATGAGCTCTGGTGTAGTTGCTGTAGGTGGCCTGGACGGTCGGGGAGAGCTGGACCCCTCCCACGTTGCCCGGTTCTTCCTTGGCCTGGAGGCAGAAGTGGAGAGTGCCGTCGATGTATTTGGCCAGGATCCCGAGAATCCCGATTTCCGGCTGCTCGATGATCGGCTGGTCCCATTCCAGTTGGTGGTGCCTCACCCGGTGCCGGACGTGCACCCCCATCACGCTGAAGAAGCGACCGCTGTCATGCCGGATGTTTCCGCTCGCCGGTTCCCTGTGCCACCCCTGCACCGCGTCCAGTGGGACCTGCATGTTACAGAGCGAACATCTCTCGCGCGACGCGGCGACCCACCGGTCGACGAAGGCATCGTCGTGCAGGGCAAAGCCGCCGCTTCTCGAACCGGCGACCCCGGCTGCGTGGCCGGGCGAAAGGGTGACGCCTGCCGCGAGTATCGCGGCGCTCATATTAGCCGCCATTGCGGTCCCTCCTCGCGGCCCAGGTCTCCCTGACGATGAATTGCGGCTCCTGGTTCAGCTTGAGATAGATGCGCCCCACGTACTCGCCCACGACCCCCGTCGCCAGCAGCTGGACTCCCCGGAAGAACATGGTGATGGAGTTCAGCGATTGGATGTCGCTTGGGTCGTTCAGCATGGGTAGCCATCCCCGGATCAGCATGACGGAGACGGAGTAGATCCCCGAGAGGGTCAGGATCGCTCCCGCGATGGCCAGCAGGCGCAGCGGGATCAGCGAATAGCTCACGAAGACGTTGCCCCAGAGATCGATGAGCTTCTTGACTGTGTAACCGGACCTCCCTTCGCGGCGCGCGTCATGCCGCACCTCGACCGTGCCGATATTGCGGGTGCTGCGCAAGACGAGGGCATCGAGGTAGACGTTCGGGCTTTTGTGTGCGACGAGCTGGTCCACCAGGAAGCGGTTCATCACCTTGAAGCTCGACAGGTAGAGGTTGGCCGGCTTGTCGAGGGTGACGCGGGCAACCGTACCGTTGAGGTAGCTCCCGAGGTTGCGGAACCAGCTGTCGCTTTTTTTCGGGTATTGGCAGTAGACCACGTCGTACCCCTTGGCTATCTCGGCCAGCAGCTTGGGCACCTCCGCGGGCGGGTTCTGGAAGTCGTCGTCCATGACGACCACGTAGTCGCCGCGCGCCTGGTTCAGCCCGGCCATCACCGCGTTGTGTTCACCGAAATTGCGGGACAGGGAGAGATAGGTCACCGTCTCCGGCGATGCGACGTGAAGCTGACGACAGACGGCATCGGAGCCGTCGCGGCTGTAATCATTCACCAGCACGATCTCGAGCCGGTAATGGTCCTTTAGGTGAGAGACCAGGGCCTGGCACAGGGGCGCGATGGTCGTCTCGGCGTTGAAGACAGGGATGACGATAGATATGAGGGGCATGGCACTCTTTCACGCTGGTGTCCACGGGGGACGTGGCAAGACTTCCGGCACGCGCGACAAGGCACGACGGCTCGACCGCGCAGCTTCAAGCAGGCGGGACGGGGCGCACCGTGGGCGCAGGTATGACGCGACCCGGCCTTGTGACGGATGCCACAGGCGAAGGTGCAGTACACCGGCCGGTTTGGAAACGAGTCAGGGGATCAGCAGGAGGGTGGGGAACGACCGGGAAGGGTCGGCGTGCAGGGGCTCTCGGTATGAGCTGCCAGGAGCCCGGTCAATGCGACGAGGCGTCCGATCGGTTCGTTGAGGTTGTGGTGGTGGAATTCACCGTCGATGGCGTGGAGGGGGAAAGTATCGCTGCAATTGGATGCGGATGCCTGCTTCTGGACGCACAGGTTGAGGACGGCCCGCGGCTTGGGCTTGGGCCCCGGGGAACGGTCGAGGAGCGCGATCCTCATGCCTGCGAAGACCAGGAAGAAGATCACGGCGAACGCCGCCGCAACTTTTACCTTTCTGCTGTTCACCATCGGTCCCAGGGCTGGCTCCACAAGATCACGCCCCACCGGAATTTGGCTGACAGTTTCAACTGCAGAACAGGTAAGGCGACGCGAAACATAACGTGAAACGGGTCGACAAGTCAACACCAAATTAGACGAGACACATTCAAAAAAGTAGAACCCGCGCACACGGAGCGAGCCTGCAAAGCGAACAGGGATGAAGGGGATAAAAGGGATAAGGAAAGTGGTAAAGGGGGCTCCGGGTCGGATCCCCTTTTTTGTTGTGCCATCCCTTCGCCCCCCGGGAGAGGGGCAGGGGTGAGGGCGCCGCCACGAGGAGGATCTACCTTCGCGGCACCTCCCTCCACTGGGGGCACCCTCTCCCGGGGGAAGAGGGGTATCCAGGTAGGGCGGAGGATCTTACGCGCCGATCTTCAGAAAGTTCCTTACCCCGGTGAAGACGATCTGGGCGGCGAGGGCGGCGACGAAGAGGCCGGTCAACTTGCTCAGGATGGTGATCCCCTTCTTGCCGACGATGTGCTCGATGAACGAGGCGCAGACCAGCAGTATCCCGACGCAGAGAACCGCCATGGCGAGGGCGGCAAGCCCCACGAACACCTGCCAGTTGTGCTGCACCTCGGCGCCCATGACCAAAAGCGCGCCGGTGGTCCCGGGACCGACCGTCACCGGTATCGCCAGGGGCACCACGGAGATGGCGCCGCGCTTTTCGCTCGGAGGCGCGCTGTCGTCGCCGTGCACCATGTGCACCGCAGAGAGGAAGAGGAGGCTTCCCGCACCGATCCTGAAGGAGTCGAGCGTGATGCCGAACAGGGAGAAGAGGGTGTTGCCGAAGGAGTACAGGACGAAGCAGGCGACCAGGACGGCGAGGGTCACCCGCAGGGCCGTGGCGCGCCGCTCACCGGCGGTCAACTCGGGGGTCATGGCCAGGAAGGTGGAGAGCACGAAGAAAGGGGTGAGCAGGAAGAAGAACCTGATCCACACGGTGAAGAAAAAATCCGAATAAGCTTCCATCCTGTTACTGGTTCTCCTTTATTCGGACCTCCACGGTGGCAGCGTGAGTAGTCGGCATGGTCAAAGTTGTAGGGGCGAATAATTATTCGCCCCTACCGACACCCGCACGCTTACCCCCACAGGGAAGGTCCAGTTATTGCGCTATCTTGAGCACGATCTTGCCGAAGTGCTTGTCTTCTTCCATCATCCGGTGCGCCTCGACCACCTGGTCGAGGGGGAACACCTTCTCTATGATCGGCACGATGGTGCGGTCCGCAAACTTGGGCATCGCGCGGCGCACGAACTCGGCGGCGATCTCACCCTTCTCGGAAACCGGACGGGAGCGGAGCACGCTGCCGATGATCTGCTGACGCTTCACCATCATGAGCGCGAGGTTCAGCTCGGCCTTGATGCCGGAGATGACGCCGATGACGACCAGCCTCCCCTTGTACCCCAGGGAGTTCATGTTGGGGGCCAGGTACTTGGCGCCGACATGGTCCAGGATCACGTCGACACCTTTCTTGTTGGTGAATTCCTTGACCGCCTCGCTGAAATCGGGGGTCTCGCGGAAATTGATCACCAGGTCCGCGCCCAGTTCCTTGACGCGCTCGATCTTCTCCGGGGACGCGGTGACGATCAGCTTGGCGTTGGGCACCAGGGCCTTGCAGAGCTGGACCGCCGCGGTGTTGACCCCCCCGCCGCCGCCATGAAGGATCGCCGTCTGGCCGTCCTCCAGCCCGCCGATCATGAATACGTTGAGAAACGCGGTGATGTAGGACTCGCAGATGCAGGCGGCCTCTTCGAAGCTGACCGTATCCGGGATCGGCATCAGGTGGTTGGCGTAGGCCACGGCGTACTCGGCGTAACCGCCCCCCCCCACCAGCGACACGACCCGGTCACCCACCTTCCAGCCGCTGACGCCCGCTCCCAGTGCCTCGACGACGCCGGCCACTTCGAGTCCCAGGATCTCGGAGTCGCCGGGCGGGGGGGGATATTTCCCTTCGCGCTGCACCAGGTCGGGGCGGTTTATCGAGGTGGCGTGAACCTTGATCAGCACCTCGTTTTCCTTGGGAGCGGGCTTGTCCACCTCGCCCACCTTGAGCACCTCGACGCCGCCGAAACCTTCCATCAGTACCGCTTTCATGGCCTTCCTCCTGTATCGATTGAATTCATGGCGGCCGGGTGAACCGGCCGCGATAGTGTATACGCGCGCACACTATCTCAAAAATGTGCGCCGTTTATCAACGGAATTCTCTCAACGGGAGGGAAAAAATCAGCGGAACTTTATGGCGGTCCCCCGCGCGGTCATCTCGCTCTTGGGGAAGAAGATGAAGGTGTCCATCTCCACTTTCACTTCGGGAAGGATGACGGCATCGGCGCCGATCTTGGCCGCCTCCGCACGCAAGGCGTCGTTGGCCCAGTTGTAATCGGCGGGAGTGAGGTCCTCCCTGGCGCCGTAACGCACCCGGTGCACCTCGATGGTCCCCACTTTCTGATAGGGTCGCAGGAGTTCCTCCTGGGTCAGGATGGGGGGGGCGTCGCGCCTGTAAGCGACGTGGGTGCAACCGCCGCAAAGCACGGCGCTGAGCAGCAAAAGCAGAGCGAGGTGGTTTTTCAGTAGCCGCTTGGTCGCGTTCATGCACTCTCCCTATCAGGGGACGTCCCCCTTCAGCATTGTTCCAGGGTCACAGTTTAACTGCCATTTTCCCACTTTACAACACTCTTTTGGGCATGATAGTATTTCGCGTTTCATTCATAAACTGATCGGAAAGGAAGCAGATCATGTCAGGCCATAATAAATGGAGTACCATCAAGCACAAGAAAGGCGCCGCGGATGCCAAACGCGGCAAAATATTCACCAAGCTGATCAAGGAAATCACCGTTGCCGCGAAGCTCGGCGGTGGCGACCCGGATGGGAACCCGCGCCTGAGGACTGCTATCGATAAGGCAAAAGGCGAGAACATGCCCAAGGACAACGTCGAGCGCGCCATCAAGAAGGGCGTGGGCGGGATGGAAGGGGTGAACTACGAGGAGACCACCTACGAAGGGTACGGCCCGGGCGGCACCGCGGTGCTGGTCGAAGTCATGACCGACAACCGCAACCGCACCGTCTCCGACGTGAGGAGCACCTTCTCCAAGTGCAACGGCAACATGGGCGAGACCGGCTGCGTCTCCTGGCTCTTCGACAAGAAGGGGCTCCTCGTGTACCCGAAGAGCACCGACTTCGACAAGCTGTTCGAGGCTTCCATCGAGGCCGGCGCCGACGACGTGGTCGATGAAGAAGAGCAGTACGAGGTACTGACCGACCCGACCGCGTTCCACCAGGTAAAGACCGCGCTCGAGGCGGCAGGGTTCAAGCCCGAGTCCGCCGAGATCACCATGATCCCGCAGACCATGGTCAAGCTTGAAGGGAAGAACGCCGAGAACATGCTGAAGCTCATGGACCGTCTCGAGGACAACGACGACGTCCAGAACGTCTACGCCAACTTCGACATCTCCGCCGAGGACATGGAAAAGATGATGTAGCAAAAGCGTGTTGTTTTGTGGTACTAAGAGCGCGGGCATCCCCCGCGCTTTTTTATTTGAACCAAAGACAAAACTATTTGCCACAGAGAAAATCTGAGAACTTCTGAGAGAACCTAAAGCTGAGAGAGCCAACGGCTTTTGTCTCTACTCAAAGTCTTTGCCTTTCTCAGATTTCCTCTGATTTTCTCCGTGGCTAACGGTTTTAAGGTTTTGACCATGATCATTCTCGGCATAGACCCAGGCTCCCGCAAGACCGGCTACGGCCTCATCTCCAAACAGGGAAACCGCCTGATCCACATCGACAACGGCGCCATCTTCACCCAGAGCGCCAAGGACTTCCCGCAGCGGCTGGAAAAGATCTTCACCGGTCTTTCCGCCATCATCGCCGAGTTCCAGCCGGAAGTGGTGGCGGTGGAGAACGTCTTTCTCGCCAAGAACGCAATGAGCGCGCTGAAGCTCGGACAGGCGCGCGGAGCCGCCATCGTCGCCGCGGTCAACGTGGGGCTCCCCGTCCACGAGTACACCGCGATGCAGGTGAAACAGGCGGTGGTGGGGACCGGCCGCGCCGAGAAGACCCAGGTGCAGCAGATGATCAAGGCGCTCTTGAACCTCCCCGAGGTGGCCCAGGAGGACGCCTCCGACGCCCTCGCCGTCGCCATCTGCCACGCCCACTCCGCCGGCATCGGGAGTCTGTTGAAAAGCATGAGGTAGAGCCCGATTTTTCATTGTCAGTCCCGATTGGCGATGTTCTCCGTTAGTCCCCTCTCCCGCCGGGGGAGGGTGCCCGAAGGGCGGGTGAGGGAGGATTCGCTCGCTAATCCCCTCACCCTAGCCCTCCCCCAAAGGGAGAGGGGATGCTATCAGTTGTCCATTGAGGTTTAAATGATCGCCCTTCTCACCGGCAAGATCGCACACAAGGCCCCCGACTACGTCATCCTGGACGTGAACGGCGTGGGCTACCAGGTATTCATCCCCTTCTCCACCTACTACGCCCTTCCCGCCGAGGGGAGCACCGCGACGCTGCAGATCCACACCTCGGTCAAAGAGGACGCAATAAACCTGTACGGCTTCCGTACCCAGCAGGAGAAGGAACTGTTCCAGCTGCTGATCGGCGTCTCAGGGGTCGGCCCCAAGCTCGCAAACGGCATCCTCTCCAACAGCGAACCGGCGGAGCTTTCCGAATCGCTGGTGAGCGGCAACATCGCGAGGCTTTCCGCCATCCCCGGCATCGGCAAGAAAACCGCGGAGCGTCTCGTGCTGGAACTGAAGGAAAAGATGAAGAAGCTGGGGTTGGCGCCCTCCACGCCCGGCACCGCTGCGGCGCCGCCCAAACCGGAGGTCCGCGAGGATGTCCTCTCCGCGTTGATCAACCTGGGCTACAAGGAGAATGTAGTACAAAAAGCACTGGCTGAGCTGAAATTCCCCGAAGATGCCACAGTGGAGTCAGGTCTCAAACTGGCCCTGAAGAAACTGATGAAATAGTCACCTGCCGGAGCCCGCAGAACGTGCTCCGGCACTGGCATTTCCCTCCTCTAGATCCCATCCCCCCCCGTCAGAAAGAACCTCCCTTGTCTGCGCACTCTTTTTCACTTTTTTATGAGTGCCGCATTCCGCCATGCGATTGAATGTAATCCTCGATAGGATACAATTACCGTGATCTTTTGTTGACTTAGCATAAACTTGATCCTGGAAGGAAAAAACTATGCGTACGACAATGAGGACGGTGATGGTTTTCCTGATGGTTCTGGCTGTGCCTATGACAGGCATCTGTGCCCCAGCAAAGGAGCGTAGCGGATCGGTAACCTTTTCCATAACGCTCGACTCCCCCCAGCAGGCACAGAACGTCAAGATGTGGTTCCCCTACCCCACCTCGGACCTCAACCAGAAGATCGAGAACCTCCACTTCGACGGCAACTATGCCACCTTCACGCTATCCCGCGAGCCGCAAAGCGGTGCGCTTTACCTGTACACCGAATGGCGCGGGCCGCAGAAAGAGAGGCACCTGAACGTGACCTTCGACGCCACGGCGCAGGAGCGCAAGGTGTCGAGGCTGGTGGAGCGCCCCGCCCCCATCCCGGCGGAAGTCGCCAAGTACGTGAAATCGGAATTCTGGATTCCCTCCGACGACAAGAAGGTCAAGGCACTCTCGCACCGGATCACCGCCGGCAAGAAGGGGATCCTCAACAAGTCCCGCGCCGTCTATGACTGGGTGGTCGACAACACCAAGCGCGACCCGAAGGTGCCGGGGTGCGGCGTCGGCAACGTGCAGGCCACCCTGGCCGCCCGCAGCGGCAAGTGCGCCGACATCAGCACCCTCTTCGTCGCCCTGGCGCGCGCCTCCGGCGTTCCCGCCCGCGAGGTCTTCGGCCTGAGGCTTGGGCGCCCGGGACAGACCGACATCTCCAACGGGCACCACTGCTGGGCCGAATTCTACCTCCCCGGCACCGGCTGGGTGCCGGTGGACCCGGCCGACGTCAGCAAGGCGGTCCTGGAGAAGAACCTCAGCGTGGCGGCGGCCAAGCCGTATCGCGAATACTACTTCGGCGCGGTGGACGAATTCCGCATCGTGCTGCAAAAGGGGGAGCGTGGCATCGTCTTCACCGAGGGGAACAAGGAAAAGGTGAACTACTTCATGTACCCCTACGCCGAGGTGGACGGCAAGAGCCTCGACTACTGCCGCCCTGACACCTTCGCCTATACCGTGAAGTTCCGGGAACGCTGATCTCCCGTGCCGCGCGCCTGCCTTCCACACGACCGGGGACCACTCCCCGCCACCGCCCCAAAAGGGGAGCCCCGGGAGCCTTCATGCGCCTGAGCCTCAACATCTCCATCAACCTGATACTCCTACTGGTCATCCTGGCGCTCGGCAGTACCATCGGTTTTTTCTTCGTTTCCCAGCAAAGGGCGATCCTGCATGAAAACCTGTCACACCGGGTGGAGATGATAGGACGCCAGGTCACCAGCGACGTCTACACGCCACTGGTGGAGGGGGAACTGGGGCATGTCGCCCGCGTGCTCGAGTCGGCGACCGTTGACCCGGAAGTCGCCTTCGTCATGGTGAAGTCCCTGGACGGGGAGGTACTGGCGGCACGCTGGATGAAAGAGGTTACCGGAGGTGTGCAGGAATTCGATTTCCCGGTGCGGGCGCAGTCCAGGGAGAGCATGGCCCGCAGCGAGATGACGTTCGGCACGATAACCTCCATCGCCAGCGGGGGACCGGTCGCCATGATCGCCGTGGGGATCGACCTGGAACCGATCACCCAAAGGGAGCGGGCCCTGGTGATCAGGACCGCGTTGGCCGTGGTGCTCGGTTCGCTCATCGCCCTGTTCCTGGGCCTCGTCATCGTCCGCAGGCTGCTGAACCGCTCCATCACGCCGCTTCTGGACGGCATCCGGGAGATCACCTCGGGAGACTTCTCGAGCCGCGTCCATCAGGACCGCCACCGGGAAATCGCCGAAATCGGCGCGGCTTTCAACGAGATGGCGGAACGCTTCTCCACCACGCTGATCACCAAGCACGAACTGGAAGAGACCGTGGCCAGGCGAACCGTGCAGTTGCGGCAGGCCCTGGAGGATCAGATCAGGATTCGGGAAGCGCTCGCGGAGCGCGAGGAGCATATCCGGCTGCTGTTCAACTCGACGGCGGAGGCCATCTTCGCCATCGACCGCGGCGGGACCTGTACCTTCTGCAACCCCGCCTGTGTCAGGCTTTTGGGTTACGAAACAGCCGAGGAAATCATCGGCAACCACATGCACACCTTTCTTGGGCATGCCGCCTCCGATGGAACCGCAATGGAGGAGTACGAATGTCCCATCTGCCGGATGCTGGCCGCCGGTCACGGCAGCCATAACCTGAACGAGAACTTCCGCAAGCAAGATGGCACCGCCATCCCCGTGGAGTACTGGTCCCATCCCATCATGCGTGACGGGGAACTGGTCGGAGGCGTGGTCACCTTCCTCGACATCTCCCAGCGCAATATGCTGGAGAGACAACTGCTCCAGGCGCAGAAACTGGAGGGGATCGGCGTCCTGGCTGGGGGGATCGCGCACGACTTCAACAACCTGCTCACCGCGATCATCGGCGGCGCCGAAATAGCGCTCATCGACATCCCCGCCGAGACCAAGGGGGCCAGGGCCATCCACGGCGTGCTCGACGCGGCCACCCGGGCCGCCGACCTCACCCGGCAGATCCTCGCCTTCAGCCGGAAGCAGGTTCTCTCCATGAAGGAGTTGAACCTCAACGACGAGGTGCTGTCACAATCGAAGATGCTGCGCCGCCTGATCAGCGAGGACATAAAATTCCAGGTAAACCTCGCCTCCGACGATCTGTGCATCAGGGCCGACGCCGCGCAGCTGCAGCAGGTCCTTTTAAACCTGGCGGTCAACGCCCGTGATGCCATGGCACCCGGTGGGACCATCACCATAGAAACCACGGGGGTCGTGCTGCAGAAGTCGGACCGCTGGATCGAGGAGGGGATGCCTCCCGGGCGCTATGCCGTGATCTCGGTGAGCGACACGGGTTCGGGTATGGATGAGACGACCAGGTCCCGCATCTTCGAGCCCTTCTTCACCACCAAGGGGCCCGGCGAGGGGACCGGTCTCGGCCTCTCGACGGTGCATGGCGTGGTCAAGCAGCACCAGGGGAGCATCTCCGTGTATAGCGAGCCGGGCAGGGGTACCACCTTCCGAATCTACCTCCCCCGCATCGACAGGATAGAGGCTGCCCAACCGGCACCCGAGGCGGCCGCCATTCCGCGTGGGGAGGGGAAAATCCTGGTGGTCGAGGACGAAAAGGCGGTGCGCGACTTCCTGGAAAGCGCGCTGCAGGATCACGGCTACAGCGTGACCAGCGTGGCGAGCGGTCCCGAGGCGATGGAGGCGTGCGCCGGCACCAGCTTCGACCTGATGGTCTCCGACGTGGTGATGCCCGGGATGAGTGGCCCGGAGCTGTACCAGGCCATCAGGGAGCGGCAACCGCAGCTCAAGGTGATGTTCATTTCCGGCTACCCCGCGAAGTCCGTTTCGTTGCAGGACATACTCCAGTGGGACGCCCCCTTTCTAGCCAAGCCATTCTCCGCGAAGGTGCTTCTCGCCAAGACACACGAGCTGATGTCCTCCCCCGCGCCCGCCGGGCATGCCCCTTGACCTTTACCCTCAACTGTTATAATTTGGCTCCCTGCATTCGGGCGGCATGAGCCGCCGGCAAGGAGAGGTATGAGCCGCTTTATCAGCGCCGAGAGGTCCGAAGACGACCTTCTAGAAGCATCACTGCGCCCCCGAGCGCTGGCGGACTACGTGGGACAGGAGAAGGCGAAGGGGAACCTCGGGCTCTTCATCGACGCCGCGCGCGGCAGGGGCGAGGCGCTGGACCACGTGCTTTTGTACGGCCCGCCGGGACTGGGGAAGACCACCCTGGCCAACATCATCGCCTGCGAGATGGGGGTGAACATCAAGTCCACCTCAGGGCCCGTGATCGAGCGCCCCGGCGACCTGGCCGCCATCCTGACCAACCTGGAGCCGCACGACGTCCTCTTCATCGACGAGATCCACCGCCTCTCCCACGTGGTGGAGGAGATCCTCTACCCCGCCATGGAGGACTTCCAGCTCGACATCATCATCGGCCAGGGACCGAGCGCGCGCACCATCAAGCTCGACCTCCCCAAGTTCACCCTGGTGGGCGCCACCACCCGCGCCGGTCTCCTCTCCTCGCCGCTCAGGGACCGCTTCGGCGTCATCTCCCGGCTCGAGTTCTACACCCACGACGAGCTCGCCTTCATCATCACCCGCTCCGCGCGCATCTTCGGCATGGAGATCGCGCCGGACGGCGCGCTGGAACTGGCGCGCAGAAGCCGCGGCACACCGAGGATCGCCAACCGTCTGCTGCGCCGCGTGCGCGACTTCGCCCAGGTGCGTGCCGACGGCGTGATCACCCGCGCGGTAGCGGACCAGGCGCTGGCGCTTCTCGAGATCGACGACATGGGTTTCGACACCATGGACCGGGCCATCCTTTTGAC
Encoded here:
- a CDS encoding NDP-hexose 2,3-dehydratase family protein produces the protein MAANMSAAILAAGVTLSPGHAAGVAGSRSGGFALHDDAFVDRWVAASRERCSLCNMQVPLDAVQGWHREPASGNIRHDSGRFFSVMGVHVRHRVRHHQLEWDQPIIEQPEIGILGILAKYIDGTLHFCLQAKEEPGNVGGVQLSPTVQATYSNYTRAHGGGRPLFIERFIEPDPARRLFARLQTEDGGRFLYKSNRNMIIVAGDEVPVELPEGFIWLTLRQIATLIRRDNLVNACTRSILACLVSDGSAGGTVSTAGREGLRDTLQWLDDCRAVTHMLTRRIGLHDLTEWRLDEKGYFSHVSGAFFRIVGLTVSSQTREVGSWGQPIIENPAPGIIGLLLREGPDGTELLMQAKAEAGNRTTVQLAPTAQFTQGNYEGNQKLEKPFLFGEFSAPGRFPLVHESRQAEEGARFYREYNLHRILRLPEGVELALPPDYRWLTMQQVLVLVHLGEQVNSCARSIISCLL
- a CDS encoding glycosyltransferase family 2 protein, which translates into the protein MPLISIVIPVFNAETTIAPLCQALVSHLKDHYRLEIVLVNDYSRDGSDAVCRQLHVASPETVTYLSLSRNFGEHNAVMAGLNQARGDYVVVMDDDFQNPPAEVPKLLAEIAKGYDVVYCQYPKKSDSWFRNLGSYLNGTVARVTLDKPANLYLSSFKVMNRFLVDQLVAHKSPNVYLDALVLRSTRNIGTVEVRHDARREGRSGYTVKKLIDLWGNVFVSYSLIPLRLLAIAGAILTLSGIYSVSVMLIRGWLPMLNDPSDIQSLNSITMFFRGVQLLATGVVGEYVGRIYLKLNQEPQFIVRETWAARRDRNGG
- a CDS encoding MarC family protein; protein product: MEAYSDFFFTVWIRFFFLLTPFFVLSTFLAMTPELTAGERRATALRVTLAVLVACFVLYSFGNTLFSLFGITLDSFRIGAGSLLFLSAVHMVHGDDSAPPSEKRGAISVVPLAIPVTVGPGTTGALLVMGAEVQHNWQVFVGLAALAMAVLCVGILLVCASFIEHIVGKKGITILSKLTGLFVAALAAQIVFTGVRNFLKIGA
- a CDS encoding NAD(P)H-quinone oxidoreductase; translation: MKAVLMEGFGGVEVLKVGEVDKPAPKENEVLIKVHATSINRPDLVQREGKYPPPPGDSEILGLEVAGVVEALGAGVSGWKVGDRVVSLVGGGGYAEYAVAYANHLMPIPDTVSFEEAACICESYITAFLNVFMIGGLEDGQTAILHGGGGGVNTAAVQLCKALVPNAKLIVTASPEKIERVKELGADLVINFRETPDFSEAVKEFTNKKGVDVILDHVGAKYLAPNMNSLGYKGRLVVIGVISGIKAELNLALMMVKRQQIIGSVLRSRPVSEKGEIAAEFVRRAMPKFADRTIVPIIEKVFPLDQVVEAHRMMEEDKHFGKIVLKIAQ
- a CDS encoding YebC/PmpR family DNA-binding transcriptional regulator; its protein translation is MSGHNKWSTIKHKKGAADAKRGKIFTKLIKEITVAAKLGGGDPDGNPRLRTAIDKAKGENMPKDNVERAIKKGVGGMEGVNYEETTYEGYGPGGTAVLVEVMTDNRNRTVSDVRSTFSKCNGNMGETGCVSWLFDKKGLLVYPKSTDFDKLFEASIEAGADDVVDEEEQYEVLTDPTAFHQVKTALEAAGFKPESAEITMIPQTMVKLEGKNAENMLKLMDRLEDNDDVQNVYANFDISAEDMEKMM
- the ruvC gene encoding crossover junction endodeoxyribonuclease RuvC yields the protein MIILGIDPGSRKTGYGLISKQGNRLIHIDNGAIFTQSAKDFPQRLEKIFTGLSAIIAEFQPEVVAVENVFLAKNAMSALKLGQARGAAIVAAVNVGLPVHEYTAMQVKQAVVGTGRAEKTQVQQMIKALLNLPEVAQEDASDALAVAICHAHSAGIGSLLKSMR
- the ruvA gene encoding Holliday junction branch migration protein RuvA; translated protein: MIALLTGKIAHKAPDYVILDVNGVGYQVFIPFSTYYALPAEGSTATLQIHTSVKEDAINLYGFRTQQEKELFQLLIGVSGVGPKLANGILSNSEPAELSESLVSGNIARLSAIPGIGKKTAERLVLELKEKMKKLGLAPSTPGTAAAPPKPEVREDVLSALINLGYKENVVQKALAELKFPEDATVESGLKLALKKLMK
- a CDS encoding transglutaminase-like domain-containing protein, which gives rise to MRTTMRTVMVFLMVLAVPMTGICAPAKERSGSVTFSITLDSPQQAQNVKMWFPYPTSDLNQKIENLHFDGNYATFTLSREPQSGALYLYTEWRGPQKERHLNVTFDATAQERKVSRLVERPAPIPAEVAKYVKSEFWIPSDDKKVKALSHRITAGKKGILNKSRAVYDWVVDNTKRDPKVPGCGVGNVQATLAARSGKCADISTLFVALARASGVPAREVFGLRLGRPGQTDISNGHHCWAEFYLPGTGWVPVDPADVSKAVLEKNLSVAAAKPYREYYFGAVDEFRIVLQKGERGIVFTEGNKEKVNYFMYPYAEVDGKSLDYCRPDTFAYTVKFRER
- a CDS encoding ATP-binding protein; amino-acid sequence: MRLSLNISINLILLLVILALGSTIGFFFVSQQRAILHENLSHRVEMIGRQVTSDVYTPLVEGELGHVARVLESATVDPEVAFVMVKSLDGEVLAARWMKEVTGGVQEFDFPVRAQSRESMARSEMTFGTITSIASGGPVAMIAVGIDLEPITQRERALVIRTALAVVLGSLIALFLGLVIVRRLLNRSITPLLDGIREITSGDFSSRVHQDRHREIAEIGAAFNEMAERFSTTLITKHELEETVARRTVQLRQALEDQIRIREALAEREEHIRLLFNSTAEAIFAIDRGGTCTFCNPACVRLLGYETAEEIIGNHMHTFLGHAASDGTAMEEYECPICRMLAAGHGSHNLNENFRKQDGTAIPVEYWSHPIMRDGELVGGVVTFLDISQRNMLERQLLQAQKLEGIGVLAGGIAHDFNNLLTAIIGGAEIALIDIPAETKGARAIHGVLDAATRAADLTRQILAFSRKQVLSMKELNLNDEVLSQSKMLRRLISEDIKFQVNLASDDLCIRADAAQLQQVLLNLAVNARDAMAPGGTITIETTGVVLQKSDRWIEEGMPPGRYAVISVSDTGSGMDETTRSRIFEPFFTTKGPGEGTGLGLSTVHGVVKQHQGSISVYSEPGRGTTFRIYLPRIDRIEAAQPAPEAAAIPRGEGKILVVEDEKAVRDFLESALQDHGYSVTSVASGPEAMEACAGTSFDLMVSDVVMPGMSGPELYQAIRERQPQLKVMFISGYPAKSVSLQDILQWDAPFLAKPFSAKVLLAKTHELMSSPAPAGHAP